Proteins co-encoded in one Flavobacteriaceae bacterium MAR_2009_75 genomic window:
- a CDS encoding glycosyl hydrolase family 43 encodes MNSSLSYYMLIFNRIGDAFLRILKHRLLGVTFLMFSIVFSFGQSKQRENNPIIPEWYADPEISVFDDTYWLFPTFSGIVKKQDFIDAFSSKDLVTWKKHEKIISPKNVQWVTNELWAPAAIEKDGEYFVFFSANDIQTPESHWWNPQKHDSTEVGGIGVTVSKNPMGPYKDHIGKPLIGKVINKAQPIDQFVFKAEDGIYYIIYGGWGKCNIGRLNNDFTSLVPFEDGKLMKDLTPENYVEGPVMFFREGRYYLMWSEGSWGKNSYRVAYGISDTPLGPFDRIATILKSDDSVATCAGHNSVLQIPRTDDWYIVYHRRPIPNEHRNHRVVCIDKMEFNDDGTIKPVKMTFKGVDMVSLKK; translated from the coding sequence ATGAATAGTTCTTTATCATACTATATGCTAATTTTTAATCGTATCGGGGATGCGTTTTTGAGGATATTGAAACATCGTCTGTTGGGTGTCACTTTTTTGATGTTTTCCATTGTGTTCTCGTTCGGACAATCAAAACAAAGAGAAAATAATCCCATTATCCCCGAATGGTATGCCGATCCAGAGATTTCAGTTTTTGACGATACCTATTGGCTATTTCCAACCTTTTCGGGTATTGTGAAAAAACAGGATTTTATAGATGCCTTTTCCTCGAAGGATTTGGTTACCTGGAAAAAACATGAAAAAATTATTAGTCCTAAAAATGTGCAATGGGTTACAAACGAACTTTGGGCGCCCGCTGCCATCGAAAAAGATGGGGAATATTTTGTTTTTTTTAGTGCCAACGATATCCAGACTCCAGAAAGTCATTGGTGGAATCCACAAAAACACGATAGTACCGAAGTGGGAGGTATTGGAGTTACCGTATCAAAAAATCCAATGGGGCCTTATAAAGACCACATAGGTAAACCTTTAATAGGCAAGGTCATCAATAAAGCGCAACCTATAGATCAATTTGTTTTCAAAGCCGAAGATGGAATATATTATATCATTTACGGAGGATGGGGGAAATGCAATATTGGAAGGCTCAACAATGATTTTACCTCTTTGGTTCCTTTTGAAGATGGTAAATTAATGAAAGACTTGACACCTGAAAACTATGTCGAAGGGCCCGTCATGTTTTTCCGTGAGGGAAGGTATTACCTAATGTGGTCGGAAGGCAGTTGGGGAAAAAACTCCTATAGAGTGGCCTATGGCATTTCGGATACACCGCTTGGTCCTTTTGATAGAATAGCAACCATTCTTAAGTCGGATGACTCTGTGGCAACCTGTGCCGGACATAATTCGGTTTTGCAAATTCCGCGTACCGATGATTGGTATATTGTGTACCACCGTCGACCCATACCCAATGAGCATCGCAATCATAGAGTCGTATGTATTGATAAAATGGAGTTTAATGATGATGGCACCATAAAACCTGTTAAAATGACCTTCAAAGGTGTTGATATGGTTTCGCTGAAAAAATGA
- a CDS encoding inosine-uridine preferring nucleoside hydrolase, which produces MAKSITRYQYSTYLLLCFILSFFGCKDKKIVEAPTNRTTEKSQKVNLIFDTDCNNELDDQHALAYLLSNGHTFNINGITVNATRLGGNIDEQYEEAERILQLYNLKDSIPLLRGANGNLNEILSKGLDDSFDGQKAVDFILDETRNTDVIILAVGKLTNIALALKKDSTLAQRTKVVWLGSNYPEPGEYNQNNDTIAMNYVLNSKIPFEMVTVRYGKPSGTDAVKVSPEEINQRMPGLGPIAKNGIIGRHGGNFTNFGDYSISLFKHIEYHTDPPTRSMFDMVAAAILKNKNWGESKTIPAPILINNKWLERPENSREITIWENFDKTLVMEDFYTSLQYPNIFKSKP; this is translated from the coding sequence ATGGCAAAATCAATAACGCGCTATCAATATTCAACGTATCTCTTGCTATGTTTTATATTGAGTTTTTTCGGGTGTAAAGACAAAAAGATAGTTGAAGCACCAACCAATAGGACAACGGAGAAAAGCCAGAAAGTAAATCTGATATTCGACACCGATTGCAATAACGAGCTAGATGACCAACATGCTTTGGCATACCTGCTATCGAACGGGCACACCTTTAATATCAATGGTATAACCGTCAATGCCACAAGACTTGGGGGAAACATTGATGAGCAGTACGAAGAGGCCGAGCGAATCTTGCAATTATATAATCTAAAGGACTCAATTCCACTTTTAAGAGGCGCGAATGGTAATTTGAATGAAATTTTAAGCAAAGGATTGGACGATAGCTTTGACGGACAAAAGGCTGTTGATTTTATTTTGGATGAGACACGTAATACCGATGTGATTATTTTAGCGGTAGGGAAGTTGACGAACATCGCACTCGCATTGAAGAAAGATTCCACTTTGGCGCAACGCACAAAAGTGGTTTGGCTAGGCTCTAATTATCCTGAACCCGGCGAATACAATCAAAATAATGATACCATCGCCATGAATTATGTATTGAACAGTAAGATTCCGTTTGAAATGGTTACTGTAAGATATGGCAAGCCTTCTGGCACCGACGCGGTGAAGGTCAGTCCAGAGGAAATCAATCAAAGAATGCCGGGTTTGGGGCCAATAGCCAAAAACGGCATTATTGGAAGACATGGTGGCAACTTTACCAATTTTGGTGATTACTCCATAAGCCTTTTTAAACATATTGAATATCATACAGACCCACCTACACGCTCTATGTTTGATATGGTAGCCGCAGCCATTTTAAAAAATAAAAACTGGGGTGAGTCAAAAACTATACCTGCTCCTATACTCATAAATAATAAATGGCTAGAACGCCCTGAAAATAGTAGAGAAATAACGATATGGGAAAATTTTGATAAGACGCTCGTTATGGAGGATTTTTATACCTCGTTACAATATCCGAACATCTTCAAAAGCAAACCATAA